One window of Nicotiana tomentosiformis chromosome 11, ASM39032v3, whole genome shotgun sequence genomic DNA carries:
- the LOC138900772 gene encoding extensin-1-like — MTSIGKLGQWPLLVTALAICFIASTVVADYSYGYASPSPSYNSKKYYKSPSPPKYLVPTPYYKSPAIAKHYYKSPAPAKYYKSPALAKYYKSPAPSKNYYKSPSPAKYYKAPAPAKYYKSPAPSKNYYKSPSPAKYYKLPAPSKYYKSPPPPKYYKSPVYYKSPPPPTYYEKSPSYYKSPPPTYYEQSPKSPPPPPKYYEQSQSSYKSPPPPPKYYEQPSSYNSPPPPPKYYEQSPINYKSPPPPYYKESTPSYKSPPPPPKYYDQSPITYNLPSLPKTYEKSPSYFSPPLPTNYYKQTPVYASPPPPAKYEHAIYVSPPPATYY, encoded by the coding sequence ATGACAAGCATAGGGAAGCTGGGGCAATGGCCTTTACTTGTAACTGCTTTGGCAATTTGCTTTATAGCCAGCACTGTTGTTGCTGATTACTCTTATGGGTATGCTTCTCCCTCACCTTCTTATAACTCTAAGAAGTATTACAAATCACCATCTCCACCAAAGTACCTAGTACCTACTCCTTACTATAAGTCACCTGCTATTGCAAAGCACTACTACAAGTCACCAGCTCCCGCAAAATACTACAAGTCGCCGGCTCTCGCAAAATACTATAAGTCGCCAGCTCCTTCGAAGAACTACTACAAGTCGCCATCACCTGCAAAGTACTACAAAGCGCCAGCTCCCGCAAAATACTACAAGTCGCCAGCTCCTTCAAAGAACTACTACAAGTCGCCATCACCAGCAAAGTACTACAAATTGCCTGCTCCCTCTAAATATTATAAGTCACCGCCGccaccaaaatattacaagtcccCAGTTTACTACAAATCTCCACCACCACCAACTTATTATGAGAAATCACCTTCGTATTACAAGTCACCTCCTCCAACATACTATGAGCAATCACCTAAGTCACCTCCACCCCCACCAAAATACTACGAGCAATCACAATCTTCTTACAAATCTCCTCCACCTCCACCAAAATACTATGAGCAACCATCGTCATACAActctccaccaccaccaccaaaatACTATGAGCAATCACCAATCAATTATAAGTCTCCACCTCCACCGTACTACAAAGAATCTACACCTTCCTACAAATCTCCTCCACCTCCACCAAAATACTACGATCAATCACCTATAACTTATAACTTACCATCTCTTCCAAAGACTTATGAAAAATCGCCATCATACTTCTCACCTCCACTACCAACGAACTACTATAAGCAAACTCCCGTCTATGCCTCACCTCCACCACCTGCAAAATACGAGCATGCCATCTATGTTTCACCTCCCCCAGCAACCTACTACTAA
- the LOC108945891 gene encoding extensin-2-like gives MTSIGKLGQWPLLVTALAICFIASAVVADYSYGYASPSPSYNSKKYYKSPSPPKYLVPTPYYKSPAIAKHYYKSPAPAKYYKSPIPVKYYKSPAPAKYYKSPAPSKNYYKSPSPAKYYKAPAPAKYYKSSASAKYYKSPAPAKYYKAPTPTKYYKSPAPVKYYKSPAPTKYYKSTAPSKNYYKSPSPAKYYKASAPAKYYKSPAPSKNYYKSPSPAKYYKSPAPSKYYKSPPPPKYYKSPVYYKSPPPPTYYEKSPSYYKSPPPPPTYYEQSPKSPPPPPKYYEQLQSSYKSPPPPPKYYEQPSSYNSPPPPPKYYEQSPINYKSPPPPYYKESTPSYKSPPPPPKYYEQSPITYNLPSLPKTYEKSPSYFSPPPPTNYYKQTPVYASPPPPAKYEHATYVSPPPATYY, from the coding sequence ATGACAAGCATAGGGAAACTGGGGCAATGGCCTTTACTTGTAACTGCTTTGGCAATTTGCTTTATAGCCAGCGCTGTTGTTGCTGATTACTCTTATGGGTATGCTTCTCCCTCACCTTCTTATAACTCTAAGAAGTATTACAAATCACCATCTCCGCCCAAGTACCTAGTACCTACTCCTTACTATAAGTCACCTGCTATTGCAAAACACTATTACAAGTCACCAGCTCCCGCAAAATACTACAAATCTCCAATTCCCGTAAAATATTACAAGTCGCCAGCTCCCGCAAAATACTACAAGTCGCCAGCTCCTTCGAAGAACTACTACAAGTCGCCATCACCTGCAAAGTACTACAAAGCGCCAGCTCCCGCAAAATACTATAAGTCGTCAGCTTCCGCAAAATATTACAAGTCGCCAGCTCCTGCAAAATACTACAAGGCGCCAACtcccacaaaatactacaaatcGCCAGCTCCCGTAAAATACTACAAATCGCCAGCTCccacaaaatactacaagtcGACAGCTCCTTCAAAGAACTACTACAAGTCACCATCACCTGCAAAGTACTACAAAGCGTCAGCTCCCGCAAAATACTACAAGTCGCCAGCTCCTTCAAAGAACTACTACAAGTCGCCATCACCAGCAAAGTACTACAAATCGCCTGCTCCCTCTAAATATTATAAGTCACCGCCGccaccaaaatattacaagtcccCAGTTTACTACAAATCTCCACCACCACCAACTTATTATGAGAAATCACCTTCGTATTACAAGTCACCTCCACCTCCTCCAACATACTATGAGCAATCACCTAAGTCACCTCCACCCCCACCAAAATACTACGAGCAATTACAATCTTCTTACAAATCTCCTCCACCTCCACCAAAATACTATGAGCAACCATCGTCATACAActctccaccaccaccaccaaaatACTATGAGCAATCACCAATCAATTATAAGTCTCCACCTCCACCGTACTACAAAGAATCTACACCTTCCTACAAATCTCCTCCACCTCCACCAAAATACTACGAGCAATCACCTATAACTTACAACTTACCATCTCTGCCAAAGACTTATGAAAAATCGCCATCATACTTCTCGCCTCCACCACCAACGAACTACTATAAGCAAACTCCCGTCTATGCCTCACCTCCACCACCTGCAAAATACGAGCATGCCACCTATGTTTCACCTCCCCCAGCAACCTACTACTAA
- the LOC138900747 gene encoding pentatricopeptide repeat-containing protein At1g05600-like, translating into MSLFKSLPEFNCIDWTRSLNTLLEILVEESKLESVCQLFLENSYRWEVKSRAYFLNLLMNVLCRMKRSDLALHIFQEMSYQNCYPNKESYRILMRGLCEEKRLNEATHLLYSMFWRISQKGSGEDVVVYRTLLEALCDNEEGEEAINILGKVLRKGLKAPKRCYKQIDHFRCQNGADTEDMKVLINEALIRGIVPSSDSYSAMAVDFYAEGKIDEGNKVLTEMHHRGFKPSVGIYEAKVAALCSDGQVDEAVAVIDSEMMRKNCVPNIQLYNGVIKGLCHERKSTSAVKYLERMSRQVGCAPNYETYETLVDGLCKDGKYVEASKILEQMSSNSFWLRVETLNSLIQGLCQVGDLHTAIMCLEDMISLASTPNIQVWQSLLDAICCENSGIEKQLQTLL; encoded by the coding sequence ATGTCTCTTTTTAAGTCTCTTCCGGAGTTCAATTGTATAGATTGGACAAGATCTTTGAATACGCTTTTGGAGATATTGGTAGAAGAATCTAAGCTAGAATCAGTTTGTCAGTTATTCCTTGAGAACTCTTATAGATGGGAAGTGAAGTCTCGGGCCTATTTCTTAAATTTGTTGATGAATGTTCTTTGTAGAATGAAACGGTCagatcttgcattgcatattttcCAAGAGATGAGTTACCAGAACTGCTATCCAAACAAAGAGAGTTATAGGATCTTGATGAGGGGTCTGTGTGAAGAAAAGCGGCTCAATGAGGCTACTCATCTGTTGTACTCAATGTTCTGGAGGATATCTCAGAAGGGTAGTGGTGAAGATGTTGTTGTATATCGGACTCTATTGGAAGCATTATGTGACAATGAAGAAGGGGAGGAAGCCATTAATATTCTCGGCAAGGTACTGCGGAAAGGACTTAAAGCTCCGAAAAGATGCTACAAGCAGATTGATCATTTTCGATGCCAAAATGGTGCTGATACAGAAGATATGAAAGTATTGATTAATGAAGCTCTGATAAGAGGCATAGTTCCCAGTTCAGATAGCTACAGTGCAATGGCTGTTGACTTCTACGCTGAAGGAAAGATTGATGAAGGTAACAAGGTTCTGACGGAAATGCATCACAGAGGCTTCAAACCATCGGTGGGGATTTATGAAGCTAAGGTAGCTGCATTGTGTAGTGATGGCCAGGTTGATGAAGCAGTTGCGGTCATTGATTCTGAGATGATGCGGAAAAACTGTGTTCCAAATATTCAGTTGTATAATGGTGTTATAAAAGGCCTATGCCATGAAAGAAAATCTACTTCAGCTGTTAAGTATTTGGAAAGGATGTCTAGGCAAGTAGGATGCGCGCCAAACTATGAGACTTATGAAACTTTGGTAGATGGGTTATGTAAAGATGGTAAATATGTTGAAGCAAGTAAGATATTGGAGCAAATGTCAAGCAATTCCTTTTGGCTTAGAGTTGAGACTTTGAATTCTCTTATCCAAGGTCTTTGCCAAGTAGGTGATTTACACACTGCAATAATGTGTTTGGAGGACATGATCTCTCTAGCCTCGACTCCAAATATCCAAGTGTGGCAGTCATTACTAGATGCAATCTGTTGTGAAAATTCTGGCATCGAAAAGCAGCTACAGACCTTATTATAG